One Lottiidibacillus patelloidae DNA segment encodes these proteins:
- the phoU gene encoding phosphate signaling complex protein PhoU, with translation MIVREEFQSDLNELKELVLKQGELTKIALKRSVDALIHQKQDVAEEIKLGDNEIDDLEVEINEKIIWMIAKQQPVATDLRRLITALKIASEIERNADFAVNIAKSVIRIGDTPLYKPLEDIPKMADEVLIMFDMALNAFKNEDHNLALEMAKMDDKVDDMYGKIITELMVHMAKNPDIIAQVSELAFVCRYLERVADHTTNIGENIVYLIKGKRFDLNE, from the coding sequence ATGATTGTACGTGAAGAATTTCAAAGTGACTTGAATGAATTAAAAGAATTAGTTTTAAAACAAGGTGAACTTACAAAGATTGCGTTAAAGCGCTCTGTTGATGCTCTTATCCACCAAAAGCAAGATGTTGCTGAGGAAATTAAATTAGGTGATAATGAAATCGATGATTTAGAAGTAGAAATTAATGAAAAAATCATCTGGATGATAGCTAAACAACAACCAGTAGCAACTGATTTAAGAAGATTAATAACTGCATTAAAAATCGCATCTGAAATTGAACGTAATGCTGATTTTGCAGTCAATATTGCTAAATCTGTTATCCGCATTGGAGATACGCCACTTTATAAGCCTTTAGAGGATATTCCAAAGATGGCTGATGAAGTATTAATTATGTTTGATATGGCGTTAAATGCTTTCAAAAATGAAGATCATAATTTAGCTTTAGAGATGGCAAAAATGGATGATAAAGTTGACGATATGTATGGGAAAATTATTACAGAATTAATGGTTCATATGGCGAAAAATCCTGATATAATTGCTCAAGTATCTGAACTAGCTTTTGTTTGTCGCTATTTAGAACGAGTTGCAGACCATACTACTAATATTGGCGAAAATATCGTTTATTTAATTAAAGGAAAACGTTTCGATTTAAATGAGTAA
- the pstB gene encoding phosphate ABC transporter ATP-binding protein PstB codes for METVIAKNKENKKNTQASNTVFKVNDLNLWYGEDHALKNINLDIDEKKVTAIIGPSGCGKSTFLKTINRMVEMVPIVKTSGEISYRGRNVFDKDYKVEELRTTVGMVFQKPNPFPKSIYDNIAYGPRIHGIKNKKTLDEIVEKSLRGAAIWDEVKDRLHENAYGLSGGQQQRICIARCLAIEPDVILMDEPTSALDPISTLKVEELVKELKKDYSIVIVTHNMQQAARISDKTAFFLSGEVIEYTETSKLFSNPDDQRTEDYITGRFG; via the coding sequence ATGGAAACAGTTATAGCAAAAAACAAAGAAAATAAAAAAAATACACAAGCTAGTAATACAGTTTTTAAAGTGAATGACTTAAACCTTTGGTATGGTGAAGATCACGCCTTAAAAAATATCAATTTGGATATCGATGAAAAAAAGGTTACAGCAATTATCGGGCCTTCTGGTTGTGGTAAATCTACATTTTTAAAAACGATTAATCGTATGGTTGAAATGGTACCGATCGTTAAAACATCTGGTGAAATTTCCTACCGTGGCCGTAATGTATTTGACAAAGATTATAAAGTTGAAGAGCTTCGTACTACTGTAGGAATGGTTTTCCAAAAGCCTAACCCATTCCCTAAGTCAATATATGACAATATTGCTTATGGACCACGTATCCATGGGATTAAAAATAAAAAAACGCTTGATGAAATTGTTGAGAAAAGCTTACGTGGTGCAGCAATTTGGGATGAAGTAAAAGACCGTTTACATGAAAATGCATATGGTTTATCTGGTGGACAACAACAACGTATATGTATTGCACGTTGTTTAGCAATTGAGCCTGATGTTATTTTAATGGATGAACCGACAAGTGCCCTTGATCCAATTTCAACATTAAAAGTAGAAGAATTAGTTAAAGAATTAAAGAAAGATTATAGTATCGTTATTGTCACACACAACATGCAACAGGCAGCAAGAATTTCTGATAAAACGGCCTTCTTTTTAAGCGGAGAAGTAATAGAATATACTGAAACATCTAAATTATTTTCTAATCCTGATGATCAACGAACAGAAGATTATATTACAGGACGTTTTGGATAA
- the pstA gene encoding phosphate ABC transporter permease PstA: protein MKHIDQNKLNQKMKTRLVVNKFYKGLFFLATMFGIAVLAILIYRILSQGIGYLSLDFLMNFPSRRPEDSGISAALVGSLMLMVVVIPVSVLLGVGTAIYLEQYAAKNRFTNFIQTNIQNLAGVPSIVFGLLGLTIFVRYMSLGDSLLAGGLTMSLLILPIIVVASQEAIRSVPNSLSEASFGMGATKWQTIRRIVLPAAIPGIITGSILALSRAIGETAPLIIIGAATFAPFYPQSLLDQFTAMPIQIFGWVAKPQAEFQYVAAAGIIVLLIILLLMNSIAVFIRNKFQKRY from the coding sequence ATGAAGCATATTGATCAAAATAAATTAAATCAAAAAATGAAAACAAGATTAGTTGTCAATAAGTTTTATAAAGGATTATTTTTCTTAGCGACGATGTTTGGTATTGCTGTTTTAGCAATCTTGATTTATAGAATACTTTCGCAAGGGATAGGGTATTTATCATTAGATTTCTTAATGAACTTCCCATCAAGGCGACCTGAGGATTCGGGAATTTCAGCAGCCCTTGTTGGTTCACTTATGTTAATGGTAGTTGTTATTCCAGTTTCTGTATTATTAGGTGTAGGGACTGCAATTTACTTAGAACAATACGCAGCTAAAAATAGATTTACTAATTTTATACAAACAAATATTCAAAATTTAGCTGGAGTTCCATCAATTGTATTTGGATTATTAGGTCTAACAATATTTGTAAGATACATGTCATTAGGAGACAGTTTGTTAGCCGGTGGATTAACGATGAGTTTACTAATCCTACCTATTATTGTTGTTGCTTCTCAAGAAGCAATTCGAAGTGTGCCAAACAGCTTAAGTGAGGCATCATTTGGAATGGGTGCAACGAAATGGCAAACGATTAGAAGAATAGTGTTACCAGCAGCTATTCCTGGTATTATCACAGGTAGTATTCTCGCATTATCAAGAGCAATTGGTGAGACAGCACCGTTGATCATTATTGGAGCTGCAACCTTTGCACCGTTTTATCCACAATCATTACTTGATCAGTTTACGGCAATGCCAATTCAGATCTTTGGTTGGGTTGCAAAACCTCAAGCAGAATTCCAATATGTTGCTGCAGCAGGTATAATCGTTTTATTAATTATTTTACTTCTAATGAATTCAATCGCAGTATTTATTCGTAATAAATTCCAGAAACGTTACTAG
- the pstC gene encoding phosphate ABC transporter permease subunit PstC translates to MSQKTNSVSVRQMIQSNKKNKGSLRIIESVMPKLFLTCALISILTTFGILFTLIFETITFFKEVSIIEFITGTQWFPFSHSSPSYGILPLISGTLLITVIAMLVAIPVGLAAAIYLSEFATDRVRRIIKPILEVLAGIPTIVYGFFALGFVTPLLKNFIPDLSIYNALSAGIVVGIMIIPMVASLSEDAMSSVPNAMREGALGLGSTRLEVSLKVVLPAALSGVIASFVLAISRAIGETMIVALAAGSNPIATIDVTQSIQTMTAYMVQVFGGDVGYGTTLYYSVYAVGMTLFLFTFVMNLLAQYISRRFREEY, encoded by the coding sequence ATGTCCCAGAAAACGAATAGTGTCTCTGTTAGACAAATGATCCAAAGTAATAAAAAGAATAAAGGGAGCTTAAGAATTATTGAGAGTGTAATGCCAAAACTCTTTCTAACATGTGCCCTTATTTCTATCTTAACTACGTTTGGTATTTTGTTTACATTAATTTTTGAAACAATTACTTTCTTTAAAGAAGTATCTATCATTGAATTTATTACTGGTACACAATGGTTCCCTTTTTCTCATAGCAGTCCATCTTACGGGATTTTACCGTTAATTTCAGGAACGTTGCTTATTACTGTTATTGCAATGCTCGTTGCTATACCAGTTGGACTAGCAGCTGCAATTTACTTAAGCGAATTTGCTACTGATCGAGTAAGGAGAATTATAAAGCCGATTTTAGAAGTTTTAGCTGGAATACCAACGATTGTTTACGGCTTCTTCGCATTAGGTTTTGTAACGCCATTGTTAAAAAACTTCATTCCTGATTTATCAATTTATAATGCATTAAGTGCAGGGATTGTAGTTGGAATTATGATTATCCCAATGGTAGCTTCATTATCTGAGGATGCAATGAGTTCGGTTCCAAATGCTATGCGTGAAGGTGCGCTAGGACTCGGTTCGACAAGACTAGAAGTTTCATTAAAGGTTGTACTACCTGCAGCTTTATCAGGTGTTATTGCTTCCTTTGTTCTTGCCATTTCAAGAGCTATAGGAGAAACAATGATTGTAGCACTTGCGGCTGGTTCAAACCCAATTGCAACAATAGATGTTACACAGTCAATACAAACAATGACTGCTTACATGGTACAAGTTTTTGGTGGTGACGTTGGTTATGGTACAACGCTTTATTACTCTGTTTATGCAGTAGGTATGACATTGTTCTTGTTTACATTCGTTATGAACTTATTGGCTCAATATATTTCTCGTCGCTTTAGAGAGGAGTACTAA
- a CDS encoding PstS family phosphate ABC transporter substrate-binding protein: MTIKKAMVFVFVSILTIIASACGNGGGNNLEGQIKIDGSSTVFPIMEAVAEEYLAENPRVRTTVGVSGTGGGFKRFIDGDTDLSNASRPIKTEEKEKAAAAGIEYMELQLAFDGLSVVVSKENDFVKDLTIEELRRIFLTEGGVTTWQDVRAEWPAEEIKIFSPGTDSGTYDYWNEVILEDKEMRRDAQLNENDNNLVTGIAGDKYAIGFFGYNYYIENADKLNIVAIDAGEGAIIPTNETIESGQYAPLSRPLYTYVNVASLQDEAVYNFVIFMLENAGDLSEDVSYVRLPQEKYDEQIQKIKELRN, from the coding sequence ATGACGATTAAAAAAGCAATGGTATTCGTTTTTGTAAGTATTTTAACAATTATCGCATCTGCTTGTGGAAATGGCGGTGGGAATAATTTAGAAGGACAAATTAAAATTGACGGTTCTTCAACAGTCTTCCCTATTATGGAAGCTGTAGCAGAAGAATATCTAGCTGAAAACCCACGCGTACGTACAACAGTAGGTGTTTCTGGAACAGGTGGCGGTTTTAAGCGCTTTATCGATGGTGACACAGATCTAAGTAATGCTTCACGTCCGATTAAAACAGAAGAAAAAGAAAAAGCTGCGGCAGCAGGTATTGAATATATGGAATTACAATTGGCATTTGATGGTTTATCAGTAGTTGTAAGTAAAGAAAATGACTTTGTAAAAGATTTAACAATTGAAGAATTAAGAAGAATCTTCCTTACTGAAGGTGGAGTAACAACTTGGCAAGATGTAAGAGCTGAATGGCCTGCAGAAGAAATAAAAATCTTCTCTCCTGGTACAGACTCTGGAACATATGATTATTGGAATGAGGTAATTTTAGAAGATAAAGAAATGCGTCGTGATGCTCAACTAAATGAGAACGATAATAACTTAGTTACTGGTATTGCTGGCGATAAGTATGCAATTGGGTTCTTCGGATACAATTACTACATTGAAAATGCAGATAAATTAAACATTGTAGCTATTGATGCAGGTGAAGGAGCTATTATTCCTACTAATGAAACAATCGAGTCAGGTCAGTATGCACCTCTTTCACGACCACTTTACACGTATGTTAACGTTGCATCACTTCAAGATGAAGCAGTTTATAATTTCGTAATCTTTATGCTTGAGAACGCTGGTGATTTATCTGAAGATGTAAGTTATGTTCGACTACCACAAGAAAAATACGATGAACAAATTCAGAAAATAAAAGAATTACGAAATTAA
- a CDS encoding peptidoglycan D,D-transpeptidase FtsI family protein, whose translation MVDKKKKKKVVLPYRLNILFLLVFLFFSFLILRLGVIQIVQGEQFLQQVERSGEVIVENAVPRGKMYDRNGKLLVDNDPSYTITYTKMSDRVNQYDTLELAQKLIKYIDVWDYQINRVTKRDKQDYWILTREEKAIAKITEEEKSQLKNDEVYKTIIERITEEDLQEITSDELKLIAIKRELDFGYAYAPQPIKNNVPYHEVARVSEHLEELPGIDIEMNSEGTRSYPYGNQVLKSFFGKVKEIPQEELQYYEVRGYARNDYVGVSFLEEHYEDVLRGQKGKEIFVIDKSGKILEKKETIQGKRGLDLVLTLDIDLQLAVEQVLDEELTKGMAYDKNKFMDSGYVVMMNPQTGEILALAGRVYDGNNFQDVALGTITKAFEMGSTVKGATLLTGFETGVVRAGEKIYDAPIKFPDGTPKKSWKNMGLINDFSALEMSSNVYMYEIAMRIADYNINTNVQKVSNAEAYNTMRKQFHQFGLGIKTGIDLPMEATGYEGPVTNVTKLVDFAIGQYDTYTPLQMAQYVSTIANGGYRLKPYLVKEIKESGANDAFEKIVHQTTPTVLNKIEMDEEYIKRVQHGFWLVVNGKQGTANYYFKGKQYDSAAKTGTAEVFVRDKLDGYYIRNTSGDLIESVNATMIGYAPFENPEIAYAVVVPYADDGAVNKYIGSRILDVYFELKEKRAESIPVSSE comes from the coding sequence ATGGTTGATAAAAAGAAAAAAAAGAAGGTAGTACTGCCATATCGTTTAAATATATTGTTTTTGCTTGTTTTTTTGTTCTTTTCATTTTTAATATTACGATTAGGTGTAATTCAAATTGTTCAAGGTGAACAATTCTTACAACAAGTAGAACGCTCAGGAGAAGTTATCGTTGAGAATGCAGTGCCACGTGGGAAAATGTATGATCGTAATGGGAAGTTACTTGTAGATAATGATCCATCATATACGATTACGTATACAAAGATGAGTGACCGAGTGAATCAATACGATACACTTGAATTAGCTCAAAAGTTAATTAAGTATATTGATGTATGGGATTATCAAATCAATCGAGTGACGAAAAGAGACAAACAAGACTATTGGATTCTTACTAGAGAAGAAAAAGCAATTGCAAAAATAACGGAAGAAGAAAAAAGCCAATTAAAAAACGATGAAGTATATAAAACAATAATTGAAAGAATTACTGAAGAAGACTTACAGGAAATAACAAGTGATGAGTTGAAATTAATTGCTATTAAACGAGAACTTGATTTCGGGTATGCATATGCACCACAACCGATAAAAAACAACGTTCCTTATCATGAAGTAGCTAGGGTTTCAGAACACTTAGAAGAGCTACCGGGTATTGATATTGAAATGAACTCAGAGGGCACAAGAAGTTACCCTTATGGTAATCAAGTATTAAAGTCATTCTTTGGAAAAGTAAAAGAAATCCCTCAAGAAGAACTGCAATATTATGAAGTTCGTGGCTATGCACGAAATGATTATGTCGGAGTAAGTTTTCTAGAAGAACATTATGAAGACGTATTAAGAGGTCAAAAGGGTAAAGAAATATTTGTTATTGATAAGTCTGGGAAAATATTAGAGAAAAAAGAAACGATACAAGGTAAACGAGGGTTAGATTTAGTTTTAACATTGGATATTGATCTTCAACTAGCTGTGGAACAAGTGTTAGACGAAGAACTTACCAAAGGTATGGCCTATGATAAAAATAAGTTCATGGACTCCGGTTACGTTGTAATGATGAATCCTCAAACAGGTGAAATCCTTGCGTTAGCTGGAAGAGTATACGACGGAAATAACTTTCAAGATGTGGCATTAGGAACAATTACAAAAGCGTTTGAAATGGGTTCAACAGTCAAAGGAGCTACCCTCTTAACGGGATTTGAAACAGGTGTAGTTCGTGCAGGAGAAAAAATTTATGATGCACCAATTAAATTCCCAGATGGAACACCAAAAAAATCATGGAAGAACATGGGTCTTATTAATGATTTTTCTGCCTTAGAGATGTCATCTAATGTGTATATGTATGAAATTGCAATGAGAATTGCCGACTATAATATTAATACGAATGTTCAAAAGGTTAGTAATGCAGAAGCGTATAATACGATGAGAAAGCAATTCCATCAGTTTGGCTTAGGAATAAAAACAGGAATAGATCTACCGATGGAGGCTACTGGTTATGAAGGACCTGTTACAAATGTTACAAAGCTAGTCGATTTCGCAATAGGGCAATATGATACGTATACGCCGTTACAAATGGCGCAGTATGTCTCCACGATTGCAAATGGTGGATATCGCTTAAAACCATATTTAGTGAAAGAAATTAAAGAATCAGGTGCAAATGATGCATTCGAAAAAATTGTGCACCAAACAACGCCAACAGTCTTAAACAAGATAGAAATGGATGAAGAATATATTAAGCGCGTCCAGCATGGATTTTGGTTAGTTGTCAATGGAAAACAGGGCACAGCAAATTACTATTTTAAAGGAAAACAGTATGATTCGGCAGCTAAGACAGGAACGGCCGAAGTATTTGTTCGAGATAAATTAGATGGTTATTATATTAGAAACACTAGTGGCGATTTAATTGAAAGTGTTAATGCTACGATGATTGGCTATGCGCCTTTTGAAAATCCTGAAATTGCTTATGCAGTAGTTGTTCCATATGCAGACGATGGGGCAGTTAACAAATATATTGGAAGCAGAATTTTAGATGTTTACTTTGAATTAAAAGAGAAAAGAGCGGAAAGCATTCCTGTTTCATCTGAGTGA
- a CDS encoding MFS transporter, whose product MKVLKKVIGNVEVNRDLILLLLIGGLYSLSIALSNTFVNVYLWKQSGEFKDIGLYNLAVVIMQPLTFLVAGRWAKHIDRVIVLRLGVIFLSIFFITVLALGEQTSTYLLLLGGLLGIGFGFYWLAFNVLTFEITEPETRDFFNGFLGLLTSFAGMIGPISAGFIISKMEKFTGYTTIFTISLALFSGAVILTFFLKRRAAKGTFSFRAIVKERHHNYNWKSICNAHFFQGYREGTFVFVIVVWVFITTNSELALGTFGLIQSGVAFLSYYLATRLIKPRFRKRSIFVGGLVLYIAITLLIFKLSYPLLITYAIVMSLAYPFLYVPYISLTYDVIGKSWNAAEMRIEYIVVRELFLNAGRIVSIILFLIAVVFFNEKISIPILLVILGPGHLLIYFSVRKINLKNEKNEHTTSSHNLAEGENGSTTT is encoded by the coding sequence ATGAAGGTTTTAAAAAAAGTCATTGGGAACGTCGAAGTTAATCGCGACTTAATCTTACTTCTCCTAATCGGTGGTTTGTATTCACTAAGCATTGCTTTATCGAATACTTTTGTAAACGTATATTTATGGAAGCAATCCGGCGAATTTAAGGATATAGGTTTATACAATTTAGCAGTTGTAATCATGCAACCATTAACATTTCTCGTCGCTGGCCGATGGGCAAAACATATTGATCGAGTAATTGTTTTGCGACTAGGTGTGATATTTTTATCTATCTTTTTCATAACAGTACTAGCATTAGGAGAGCAAACGAGTACTTATTTACTTTTATTAGGTGGTCTACTAGGAATTGGATTCGGCTTTTACTGGCTCGCGTTTAATGTTTTAACTTTTGAAATAACGGAACCTGAAACGCGCGATTTTTTTAATGGCTTTTTAGGTCTTTTGACTTCATTTGCCGGAATGATTGGACCGATAAGTGCAGGGTTTATTATTTCAAAGATGGAGAAGTTTACTGGATATACAACGATATTTACAATTTCTCTAGCATTATTTTCAGGAGCAGTTATTTTAACATTCTTTTTAAAGAGAAGAGCGGCAAAAGGGACCTTCTCTTTTCGGGCGATTGTTAAGGAGCGACATCATAACTACAATTGGAAAAGTATATGTAATGCTCATTTTTTTCAAGGATACAGAGAAGGAACATTTGTATTTGTCATCGTAGTTTGGGTATTTATTACGACAAATAGTGAACTTGCTTTAGGTACTTTTGGTTTAATTCAATCAGGTGTAGCATTTTTATCATACTATTTAGCTACAAGGTTAATTAAACCAAGATTTCGTAAACGGTCAATTTTTGTTGGTGGGCTTGTTTTATATATCGCAATCACTTTACTAATTTTTAAGCTCTCTTATCCGTTGCTAATTACTTACGCAATTGTTATGTCATTGGCATATCCATTCTTGTATGTACCATATATCTCACTTACATACGATGTAATTGGGAAGAGTTGGAATGCTGCAGAGATGAGAATCGAATACATTGTTGTTAGAGAATTATTTTTAAATGCAGGTAGAATTGTTTCGATTATCTTATTTCTAATAGCGGTTGTTTTCTTTAATGAAAAAATAAGTATCCCTATTTTATTAGTAATCCTTGGGCCAGGGCACTTACTTATTTACTTCAGTGTTCGAAAGATTAATCTTAAAAATGAAAAGAATGAACATACTACGTCTAGTCACAATTTAGCTGAAGGGGAAAATGGCTCAACGACTACTTAA